The Nostoc sp. 'Lobaria pulmonaria (5183) cyanobiont' genome window below encodes:
- a CDS encoding response regulator encodes MATDQKINQETELNSLQHLIGTTILLVEDEPDIADLLTFILETAGAEVMALSDAETALDLIESLHPDILVCNVKLPDHDGNWLIEQIRVNSCSSIRELPAIAITSYTREVSSHKALNAGFNRFLVKLESPEEIVDEIVSLLSIDP; translated from the coding sequence ATGGCAACCGATCAGAAAATCAATCAAGAAACTGAGTTAAATTCGCTCCAGCACCTTATTGGAACCACTATCTTACTGGTAGAGGATGAGCCAGATATTGCAGATTTGCTCACTTTCATTTTGGAAACAGCAGGTGCAGAGGTAATGGCTTTAAGCGATGCAGAAACAGCCCTTGACTTGATCGAATCGCTTCATCCCGATATTCTAGTGTGCAATGTGAAGTTGCCCGATCATGATGGAAATTGGTTAATTGAGCAAATTCGAGTGAATTCTTGCTCATCTATAAGAGAGTTGCCTGCGATCGCGATCACTTCTTATACACGGGAAGTCTCAAGCCATAAAGCATTGAATGCTGGTTTTAATCGATTTCTAGTCAAGCTTGAGAGTCCAGAAGAAATTGTAGATGAGATTGTTAGCCTGTTATCTATCGATCCTTAA